In the genome of Triticum urartu cultivar G1812 chromosome 5, Tu2.1, whole genome shotgun sequence, one region contains:
- the LOC125509470 gene encoding NAD(P)H-quinone oxidoreductase subunit L, chloroplastic codes for METTASWRLLPAASSPRPSLLQARRQATFPSSLQQPAISKSRILCLLHDKPAPTSESSQLQKLASVLQCGAVWAAVQAPAALATVSGEEDLDLLGILPPVAAIAFVYLFVAPPIIMNWMRLRWFKRKFVETYLQFMFTYLFFPGLMLWAPFVNFRKFPRDKTMKYPWSKPKEGTPLFKDRYPQIDSFREKYY; via the exons ATGGAGACCACCGCCTCATGGCGCCTCCTCCCCGCTGCGTCCTCGCCGCGTCCCTCCCTGCTTCAAGCCAGACGGCAGGCGACCTTCCCTTCGTCTCTTCAACAGCCGGCGATCTCCAAGTCCAGGATCCTCTGCCTTCTCCATGACAAG CCTGCCCCTACCTCCGAGAGCTCGCAGCTGCAGAAGCTGGCCTCCGTGTTGCAGTGCGGCGCCGTCTGGGCAGCA GTGCAGGCCCCGGCTGCTTTGGCGACGGTGAGCGGGGAGGAGGACCTTGACCTCCTGGGGATACTGCCGCCGGTGGCTGCGATCGCCTTCGTCTACCTCTTCGTTGCTCCC CCGATTATCATGAACTGGATGAGACTGAGGTGGTTCAAGCGCAAGTTCGTCGAGACGTACCTGCAGTTCATGTTCACTTACCTCTTCTTCCCCGG GTTGATGCTGTGGGCACCGTTCGTCAACTTCAGAAAGTTCCCAAGGGATAAAACCATGAAGTACCCTTGGTCAAAACCCAAGGAAGGCACCCCGCTGTTCAAGGACAGATACCCACAAATCGACTCCTTCAGAGAGAAGTACTACTAG